In a single window of the Coregonus clupeaformis isolate EN_2021a chromosome 10, ASM2061545v1, whole genome shotgun sequence genome:
- the LOC121574970 gene encoding ras-related protein rab7, with protein MTSRKKVLLKVIILGDSGVGKTSLMNQYVNKKFSNQYKATIGADFLTKEVMVDDRLVTMQIWDTAGQERFQSLGVAFYRGADCCVLVFDVTAPNTFKTLDSWRDEFLIQASPRDPENFPFVVLGNKIDLENRQVTTKRAQAWCQSKNNIPYFETSAKEAINVEQAFQTIARNALKQETEVELYNEFPEPIKLDRNERAKPSAEACSC; from the exons ATGACGTCTAGGAAGAAAGTACTACTCAAAGTCATCATCCTGGGAGACTCTGG AGTTGGGAAGACCTCGCTGATGAACCAGTATGTGAATAAGAAGTTCAGTAACCAGTACAAAGCCACAATAGGAGCTGATTTCCTGACGAAAGAGGTGATGGTGGATGACAGACTTGTCACCATGCAG ATCTGGGACACAGCAGGGCAGGAAAGGTTCCAGTCTCTGGGTGTGGCGTTCTACCGCGGGGCAGACTGCTGTGTGCTGGTGTTTGATGTAACTGCCCCCAACACCTTCAAGACGCTAGACAGCTGGAGGGACGAGTTCCTTATCCAGGCCAGCCCCCGAGATCCCGAGAACTTCCCCTTTGTGGTGCTAGGCAACAAGATTGACCTGGAGAACAGACAG GTGACGACCAAACGAGCACAGGCCTGGTGTCAGAgcaagaacaacatcccctacTTTGAGACCAGCGCTAAGGAGGCCATCAACGTTGAACAGGCTTTCCAGACTATCGCACGCAATGCTCTTAAACAG GAGACTGAGGTGGAGTTGTACAATGAATTTCCTGAACCGATAAAGCTGGACAGGAACGAACGGGCCAAGCCATCAGCGGAGGCCTGCAGCTGCTGA